The following are encoded in a window of Artemia franciscana chromosome 5, ASM3288406v1, whole genome shotgun sequence genomic DNA:
- the LOC136027320 gene encoding zinc finger protein OZF-like: MLITSTNTNSQHCDMALSSGNFDLDPDSQLMTGVTDFTYQDDLQLDCEKQIPLKHRLARHMRTQNGIKYYECEECKKKFSSKSHLAVHMRIHSGEKPYECEICKKKFSTKSYLAVHMKIHSGEKPYECETCKKKFSTKSNLASHMKIHTGEKPYECETCSKRFSTKSHLAVHMRMHSGEKPYECETCKNKFSIKSHLAMHMRIHSGEKPYECETCKKKFSIKSYLAIHMRFHSGEKPYECETCKKKFSTKSHLAVHMRIHSGEKPYECETCKKKFSIKFVLTEHMITHTSEKPYGCETCKMQFSLKSNLAKHMRTHSGEKPYECETCKKKFSTKSYLASHMRTHTGEKPYECDVCKKKSSSKFVLTEHMRTHTGEKPYGCETCKMEFSFKSSLAKHMRTHKHAKTNFLSRTI; the protein is encoded by the coding sequence ATGCTAATAACAAGTACAAATACAAACAGCCAGCATTGTGATATGGCACTAAGTTCTGGAAACTTTGATCTTGACCCAGATTCCCAGCTTATGACTGGAGTGACCGATTTTACATACCAAGATGACTTACAACTGGACTGCGAAAAACAAATTCCTTTGAAGCACAGATTGGCTAGGCATATGAGGACTCAAAACGGGATAAAATACTATGAATGTGAAGAAtgcaaaaagaagttttcttcgAAGTCCCATTTGGCTGTGCATATGAGAATTCACAGTGGggaaaaaccatatgaatgtgaaatatgcaaaaagaaattttctaccaAGTCCTATTTGGCTGTACATATGAAAATTCACAGTggagaaaaaccatatgaatgtgaaacatgcaaaaagaaattttctaccaAGTCCAATTTGGCTAGTCATATGAAAATTCACACTGGAGAAAAACCATACGAATGTGAAACATGTAGTAAGAGATTTTCTACCAAGTCCCATTTGGCTGTGCATATGAGAATGCACAGTggagaaaaaccatatgaatgtgaaacatgtaaaaataaattttctatcaAGTCCCATTTGGCTATGCATATGAGAATTCACAGTGGAGAAAAACCATACGAATGTgaaacatgtaaaaagaaattttctatcaAGTCCTATTTGGCTATTCATATGAGATTTCACAGTGGAGAAAAACCATACGAATGTgaaacatgtaaaaagaaattttctaccaAGTCCCATTTGGCTGTGCACATGAGAATTCACAGTggagaaaaaccatatgaatgtgaaacatgcaaaaagaaattttctataaAGTTTGTTTTGACTGAGCATATGATAACGCACACTAGTGAAAAACCCTATGgatgtgaaacatgcaaaatgCAATTTTCTTTGAAGTCCAATTTGGCTAAGCATATGAGAACACACAGTggagaaaaaccatatgaatgtgaaacatgtaaaaagaaattttctaccaAGTCCTATTTGGCTAGTCATATGAGAACCCATACtggtgaaaaaccatatgaatgtgacgTATGCAAAAAGAAATCGTCTTCAAAGTTTGTTTTGACTGAGCATATGAGAACGCACACTGGTGAAAAACCCTATGgatgtgaaacatgcaaaatggaattttctttCAAGTCCAGTTTGGCTAAGCATATGAGAACTCACAAGcatgcaaaaacaaattttctatcAAGAACAATTTAA
- the LOC136027721 gene encoding syntaxin-1A-like, producing MVKDRLGIFKAQQADYSSSSDTSFESTDNILIERKEAAIEKFLTSVDEIQKDIHEIQEKINELKKKQSELSSNVITDTEINNDIQSLIQEIEGKSKFIQKKIKEFDNEISKPAENNAEFRIRKTQCSALSQNFRKVMSDYNNSLILHKDKCKKRIKRQLEIAGRITTEEELDELVLEQNLSIFSQDIIQELKVAKRELTDIEDRHTELLKLEHSIKELHSMFMDMSFLVEQQGEIIDNIEFNVTNTVDYVERGAQQTKQARKLQIKSRKKMIFLGICLLISIIVLIIVLLVVLP from the coding sequence atggtGAAAGATAGGCTTGGTATCTTCAAAGCCCAACAAGCTGATTATAGTAGTTCAAGCGACACGTCTTTTGAATCCACTGATAATATATTAATTGAGCGAAAAGAGGCTGCGATAGAAAAATTTCTAACCTCTGTAGATGAAATACAGAAAGATATACATGAAATTCaggaaaaaatcaatgaattaaagaagaaacaaagtgAACTAAGCTCAAATGTCATCACCGATACAGAAATAAATAATGATATCCAGTCATTGATACAAGAAATTGAGGGTAAAAGCAAATTcatccagaaaaaaataaaagaatttgacAATGAAATCTCGAAGCCGGCTGAAAATAATGCTGAATTCAGAATACGAAAAACTCAGTGTTCAGCTTTATCACAAAACTTTCGAAAAGTGATGTCAGATTACAATAATAGCTTGATTCTTCACAAAGATAAGTGTAAGAAAAGAATTAAGAGACAGTTAGAAATAGCTGGCCGAATAACAACTGAGGAGGAACTAGATGAACTTGTgttggaacaaaacttaagtATTTTCTCCCAAGATATTATACAAGAATTGAAAGTGGCTAAGCGTGAACTTACGGACATtgaagacagacatacagaatTACTGAAGCTTGAACATTCAATCAAAGAGTTGCATTCTATGTTCATGGATATGTCTTTTCTGGTCGAACAACAGGGTGAAATAATTGATAATATAGAATTCAATGTTACTAATACAGTAGACTATGTCGAACGAGGGGcacaacaaacaaaacaagcCCGAAAGCTTCAaataaaatctagaaaaaaaatgatatttttgggTATTTGTTTGCTCATATCTATAATTGTTTTGATTATCGTGTTGTTAGTTGTGTTGCCATAA